CGGGCAAATCCGCGACCGATTGGTTACACCAGAGGTCATGGAGCACCCCAATCCGTCGCGGCGCATGACGCAAATCGTGTTTGAAGAGTTGACAAAACTGTTGGGCGAGAAACCCGAACCGCTAAGGTTCAGTTCGCCCGTATCGGTGTTTCTGCTGCTGGGGCTGCAAGGTGCGGGCAAAACGACGACTTGCGGGAAATTAGCGGCGCAATTGAAAAAACAGGGGCGCCGCCCGTTACTCGTCGCTGCCGACCTGAAGCGCCCTGCGGCGATTGACCAGTTACAGCAAATCGCTGAGCGGGTGCAAGTGCCCGTCTTTGCAATGCGCACGGGCACCCCCGAAATGTTGGCAAACGCCGCGCTCCAACACGCCCGTGCCAACGCTTACGATGTCGTCCTCGTAGACTCCGCTGGGCGTTTGCATACGGACGAAGAATTAGTGGATGAATTACGACGGCTGAAAAGTGCGCTGCAACCCCACGAAGCCTTGTTGGTGTTGGATGCGGCGACAGGTCAGGACGCTGTGCGGGTCGCGGAGACTTTTGATGCGGAAGTCGGCATCACGGGTGTTATCTTGACGAAGTTGGACAGTGACGCTCGAGGCGGTGCCGTTCTGTCCGTCCGCGCGGTTACAGGCAAACCGATCAAACTCGTCGGGACAGGTGAACATCTGGGTGACTTGGATGTTTTTTATCCCGACCGCATGGCTGCCCGCATTTTAGGTTTAGGCGATGTTTCGTCGCTGATGGAACGCGTGGAAGAGGTCATGGACGAGGCGACAGCGAAGCGGATGGAAGAGCGTATCGCAAAAGGCACTTTCGGGTTGGACGATTTGTTGCTGCAACTGCGCCAGATGAAACAGGCAGGACCCTTAGAACAATTGCTGTCGTTTTTGCCGGGGCTGGGTGGTCTGGGTGGACCGCGCCTGCAGATTGACGAACGCAAGTTCAAGCGCATGGAAGCGATCATTCTCTCCATGACTCCAGAAGAACGGCGCAACCCAGACATCATTGACGGCTCACGCAAACGCCGCATCGCCAAAGGCAGCGGCACAACCGTTCAAGATGTCAATCAACTGCTACGCCAGTTCAAAACGATGCGTGACACAATGAAACGGCTCGCCAAAGCCAAAATCAGCGACAAAGACCTCATGCGTTTGTTCAGCGGTCTTTAGCGACCAAATGTCCGACAGGCATCACGCAGATATGCTATGGAGGCAATGAAAGTTAAACCCCAATGGGTAAAACGCCATCGGTGCCCGCCAGCGTCAAAATTTGAGCGGTGCAAGTGGCGTTACAAGGAGGTGAGACAGTTGGTTCGGATGCGGTTAATGCGGGTCGGGGCGAAGAACGACCCGCGCTATCGGA
This window of the bacterium HR17 genome carries:
- the ffh gene encoding Signal recognition particle protein, whose protein sequence is MWRGLTERLQSLLARWRGRGRITEEEIDQWLRELRISLLEADVNLRVARQFVGQIRDRLVTPEVMEHPNPSRRMTQIVFEELTKLLGEKPEPLRFSSPVSVFLLLGLQGAGKTTTCGKLAAQLKKQGRRPLLVAADLKRPAAIDQLQQIAERVQVPVFAMRTGTPEMLANAALQHARANAYDVVLVDSAGRLHTDEELVDELRRLKSALQPHEALLVLDAATGQDAVRVAETFDAEVGITGVILTKLDSDARGGAVLSVRAVTGKPIKLVGTGEHLGDLDVFYPDRMAARILGLGDVSSLMERVEEVMDEATAKRMEERIAKGTFGLDDLLLQLRQMKQAGPLEQLLSFLPGLGGLGGPRLQIDERKFKRMEAIILSMTPEERRNPDIIDGSRKRRIAKGSGTTVQDVNQLLRQFKTMRDTMKRLAKAKISDKDLMRLFSGL